The following are encoded together in the Panicum virgatum strain AP13 chromosome 6K, P.virgatum_v5, whole genome shotgun sequence genome:
- the LOC120711626 gene encoding mycosin-5-like isoform X1, whose amino-acid sequence MAFLPHALHPPHNVDLLPTRPPTAHLGSGAPPYRRRSGPIPGAAPPSRRRTTVPSSPHHPPVAAPSPDSPPTPAAHSPPGAAPNTRHRYPPPGRTIPPTGLLKPSKPMLLCDLILLSRSLICNRPLGWSLLILCPPSQQMFNEVRRKSTHQDTGQWLVDRMPSNPKKMAFISTQERSMHDINLYPLDWGYSVHVFCLVSLHLQQSSLSFQVRGSSPSRAMVFCVFSSMSSMVLVTEWAECLFEQAQN is encoded by the exons ATGGCCTTCCTTCCTCACGCGTTGCACCCTCCCCACAACGTCGATCTACTCCCGACGCGCCCGCCAACCGCGCATCTCGGATCCGGCGCACCTCCCTACCGTCGGCGAAGCGGCCCCATACCCGGTgccgctcctccctcccgaCGCCGCACCACCGTCCCCAGCTCGCCGCACCACCCTCCCGTCGCCGCTCCCTCCCCAGATTCGCCCCCAACCCCGGCGGCGCACAGCCCTCCCGGTGCCGCACCCAACACGCGACATCGCTATCCTCCTCCAGGCCGCACCATCCCCCCGACGGGGCTACTGAAACCG TCTAAGCCCATGCTGCTGTGCGACCTCATCTTGTTATCCCGTTCGTTGATTTGTAATCGCCCTCTCGGATGGAGCCTTCTG ATCCTGTGCCCGCCCAGTCAGCAAATGTTCAACGAGGTTCGCCGCAAGTCCACTCATCAAG ATACCGGTCAGTGGTTGGTGGACCGTATGCCTAGCAACCCGAAGAAAATGGCATTTATTAGCACACAGGAGAGGTCTATGCATGACATTAATTTATATCCTCTTGATTGGGGCTACTCAGTTCATGTTTTTTGTCTCGTGTCCCTGCATTTACAACAATCTTCCCTTTCATTTCAGGTTCGAGGTTCCTCTCCGTCCAGAGCTATGGTCTTCTGTGTTTTCTCCTCCATGAGTTCCATG GTACTTGTAACAGAATGGGCTGAATGCTTATTTGAACAAGCACAGAATTGA
- the LOC120711626 gene encoding uncharacterized protein LOC120711626 isoform X3, producing MAFLPHALHPPHNVDLLPTRPPTAHLGSGAPPYRRRSGPIPGAAPPSRRRTTVPSSPHHPPVAAPSPDSPPTPAAHSPPGAAPNTRHRYPPPGRTIPPTGLLKPILCPPSQQMFNEVRRKSTHQDTGQWLVDRMPSNPKKMAFISTQERSMHDINLYPLDWGYSVHVFCLVSLHLQQSSLSFQVRGSSPSRAMVFCVFSSMSSMVLVTEWAECLFEQAQN from the exons ATGGCCTTCCTTCCTCACGCGTTGCACCCTCCCCACAACGTCGATCTACTCCCGACGCGCCCGCCAACCGCGCATCTCGGATCCGGCGCACCTCCCTACCGTCGGCGAAGCGGCCCCATACCCGGTgccgctcctccctcccgaCGCCGCACCACCGTCCCCAGCTCGCCGCACCACCCTCCCGTCGCCGCTCCCTCCCCAGATTCGCCCCCAACCCCGGCGGCGCACAGCCCTCCCGGTGCCGCACCCAACACGCGACATCGCTATCCTCCTCCAGGCCGCACCATCCCCCCGACGGGGCTACTGAAACCG ATCCTGTGCCCGCCCAGTCAGCAAATGTTCAACGAGGTTCGCCGCAAGTCCACTCATCAAG ATACCGGTCAGTGGTTGGTGGACCGTATGCCTAGCAACCCGAAGAAAATGGCATTTATTAGCACACAGGAGAGGTCTATGCATGACATTAATTTATATCCTCTTGATTGGGGCTACTCAGTTCATGTTTTTTGTCTCGTGTCCCTGCATTTACAACAATCTTCCCTTTCATTTCAGGTTCGAGGTTCCTCTCCGTCCAGAGCTATGGTCTTCTGTGTTTTCTCCTCCATGAGTTCCATG GTACTTGTAACAGAATGGGCTGAATGCTTATTTGAACAAGCACAGAATTGA
- the LOC120711626 gene encoding predicted GPI-anchored protein 58 isoform X2, producing MRPAPNPSAPMPLPSSDGLPSSRVAPSPQRRSTPDAPANRASRIRRTSLPSAKRPHTRCRSSLPTPHHRPQLAAPPSRRRSLPRFAPNPGGAQPSRCRTQHATSLSSSRPHHPPDGATETDPVPAQSANVQRGSPQVHSSSIDTGQWLVDRMPSNPKKMAFISTQERSMHDINLYPLDWGYSVHVFCLVSLHLQQSSLSFQVRGSSPSRAMVFCVFSSMSSMVLVTEWAECLFEQAQN from the exons ATGCGGCCAGCCCCCAATCCCAGCGCCCCGATGCCGCTCCCCTCCTCCGATGGCCTTCCTTCCTCACGCGTTGCACCCTCCCCACAACGTCGATCTACTCCCGACGCGCCCGCCAACCGCGCATCTCGGATCCGGCGCACCTCCCTACCGTCGGCGAAGCGGCCCCATACCCGGTgccgctcctccctcccgaCGCCGCACCACCGTCCCCAGCTCGCCGCACCACCCTCCCGTCGCCGCTCCCTCCCCAGATTCGCCCCCAACCCCGGCGGCGCACAGCCCTCCCGGTGCCGCACCCAACACGCGACATCGCTATCCTCCTCCAGGCCGCACCATCCCCCCGACGGGGCTACTGAAACCG ATCCTGTGCCCGCCCAGTCAGCAAATGTTCAACGAGGTTCGCCGCAAGTCCACTCATCAAG CATAGATACCGGTCAGTGGTTGGTGGACCGTATGCCTAGCAACCCGAAGAAAATGGCATTTATTAGCACACAGGAGAGGTCTATGCATGACATTAATTTATATCCTCTTGATTGGGGCTACTCAGTTCATGTTTTTTGTCTCGTGTCCCTGCATTTACAACAATCTTCCCTTTCATTTCAGGTTCGAGGTTCCTCTCCGTCCAGAGCTATGGTCTTCTGTGTTTTCTCCTCCATGAGTTCCATG GTACTTGTAACAGAATGGGCTGAATGCTTATTTGAACAAGCACAGAATTGA
- the LOC120711626 gene encoding neural Wiskott-Aldrich syndrome protein-like isoform X6 gives MAFLPHALHPPHNVDLLPTRPPTAHLGSGAPPYRRRSGPIPGAAPPSRRRTTVPSSPHHPPVAAPSPDSPPTPAAHSPPGAAPNTRHRYPPPGRTIPPTGLLKPSKPMLLCDLILLSRSLICNRPLGWSLLILCPPSQQMFNEVRRKSTHQGSRFLSVQSYGLLCFLLHEFHGTCNRMG, from the exons ATGGCCTTCCTTCCTCACGCGTTGCACCCTCCCCACAACGTCGATCTACTCCCGACGCGCCCGCCAACCGCGCATCTCGGATCCGGCGCACCTCCCTACCGTCGGCGAAGCGGCCCCATACCCGGTgccgctcctccctcccgaCGCCGCACCACCGTCCCCAGCTCGCCGCACCACCCTCCCGTCGCCGCTCCCTCCCCAGATTCGCCCCCAACCCCGGCGGCGCACAGCCCTCCCGGTGCCGCACCCAACACGCGACATCGCTATCCTCCTCCAGGCCGCACCATCCCCCCGACGGGGCTACTGAAACCG TCTAAGCCCATGCTGCTGTGCGACCTCATCTTGTTATCCCGTTCGTTGATTTGTAATCGCCCTCTCGGATGGAGCCTTCTG ATCCTGTGCCCGCCCAGTCAGCAAATGTTCAACGAGGTTCGCCGCAAGTCCACTCATCAAG GTTCGAGGTTCCTCTCCGTCCAGAGCTATGGTCTTCTGTGTTTTCTCCTCCATGAGTTCCATG GTACTTGTAACAGAATGGGCTGA
- the LOC120711626 gene encoding splicing factor 3A subunit 2-like isoform X4 — protein sequence MAFLPHALHPPHNVDLLPTRPPTAHLGSGAPPYRRRSGPIPGAAPPSRRRTTVPSSPHHPPVAAPSPDSPPTPAAHSPPGAAPNTRHRYPPPGRTIPPTGLLKPSKPMLLCDLILLSRSLICNRPLGWSLLILCPPSQQMFNEVRRKSTHQGSRFLSVQSYGLLCFLLHEFHGQFLILAPAAIPTRECKCEQGGPYISVVLVA from the exons ATGGCCTTCCTTCCTCACGCGTTGCACCCTCCCCACAACGTCGATCTACTCCCGACGCGCCCGCCAACCGCGCATCTCGGATCCGGCGCACCTCCCTACCGTCGGCGAAGCGGCCCCATACCCGGTgccgctcctccctcccgaCGCCGCACCACCGTCCCCAGCTCGCCGCACCACCCTCCCGTCGCCGCTCCCTCCCCAGATTCGCCCCCAACCCCGGCGGCGCACAGCCCTCCCGGTGCCGCACCCAACACGCGACATCGCTATCCTCCTCCAGGCCGCACCATCCCCCCGACGGGGCTACTGAAACCG TCTAAGCCCATGCTGCTGTGCGACCTCATCTTGTTATCCCGTTCGTTGATTTGTAATCGCCCTCTCGGATGGAGCCTTCTG ATCCTGTGCCCGCCCAGTCAGCAAATGTTCAACGAGGTTCGCCGCAAGTCCACTCATCAAG GTTCGAGGTTCCTCTCCGTCCAGAGCTATGGTCTTCTGTGTTTTCTCCTCCATGAGTTCCATGGTCAGTTTTTAATTCTTGCCCCTGCGGCTATCCCTACTCGTGAGTGCAAATGTGAGCAAGGTGGTCCATATATTTCTGTAGTTTTAGTGGCATAA
- the LOC120711626 gene encoding basic proline-rich protein-like isoform X5 → MAFLPHALHPPHNVDLLPTRPPTAHLGSGAPPYRRRSGPIPGAAPPSRRRTTVPSSPHHPPVAAPSPDSPPTPAAHSPPGAAPNTRHRYPPPGRTIPPTGLLKPSKPMLLCDLILLSRSLICNRPLGWSLLILCPPSQQMFNEVRRKSTHQDTGQWLVDRMPSNPKKMAFISTQERFEVPLRPELWSSVFSPP, encoded by the exons ATGGCCTTCCTTCCTCACGCGTTGCACCCTCCCCACAACGTCGATCTACTCCCGACGCGCCCGCCAACCGCGCATCTCGGATCCGGCGCACCTCCCTACCGTCGGCGAAGCGGCCCCATACCCGGTgccgctcctccctcccgaCGCCGCACCACCGTCCCCAGCTCGCCGCACCACCCTCCCGTCGCCGCTCCCTCCCCAGATTCGCCCCCAACCCCGGCGGCGCACAGCCCTCCCGGTGCCGCACCCAACACGCGACATCGCTATCCTCCTCCAGGCCGCACCATCCCCCCGACGGGGCTACTGAAACCG TCTAAGCCCATGCTGCTGTGCGACCTCATCTTGTTATCCCGTTCGTTGATTTGTAATCGCCCTCTCGGATGGAGCCTTCTG ATCCTGTGCCCGCCCAGTCAGCAAATGTTCAACGAGGTTCGCCGCAAGTCCACTCATCAAG ATACCGGTCAGTGGTTGGTGGACCGTATGCCTAGCAACCCGAAGAAAATGGCATTTATTAGCACACAGGAGAG GTTCGAGGTTCCTCTCCGTCCAGAGCTATGGTCTTCTGTGTTTTCTCCTCCATGA
- the LOC120711626 gene encoding proline-rich receptor-like protein kinase PERK10 isoform X7: MRPAPNPSAPMPLPSSDGLPSSRVAPSPQRRSTPDAPANRASRIRRTSLPSAKRPHTRCRSSLPTPHHRPQLAAPPSRRRSLPRFAPNPGGAQPSRCRTQHATSLSSSRPHHPPDGATETDPVPAQSANVQRGSPQVHSSRFEVPLRPELWSSVFSPP, encoded by the exons ATGCGGCCAGCCCCCAATCCCAGCGCCCCGATGCCGCTCCCCTCCTCCGATGGCCTTCCTTCCTCACGCGTTGCACCCTCCCCACAACGTCGATCTACTCCCGACGCGCCCGCCAACCGCGCATCTCGGATCCGGCGCACCTCCCTACCGTCGGCGAAGCGGCCCCATACCCGGTgccgctcctccctcccgaCGCCGCACCACCGTCCCCAGCTCGCCGCACCACCCTCCCGTCGCCGCTCCCTCCCCAGATTCGCCCCCAACCCCGGCGGCGCACAGCCCTCCCGGTGCCGCACCCAACACGCGACATCGCTATCCTCCTCCAGGCCGCACCATCCCCCCGACGGGGCTACTGAAACCG ATCCTGTGCCCGCCCAGTCAGCAAATGTTCAACGAGGTTCGCCGCAAGTCCACTCATCAAG GTTCGAGGTTCCTCTCCGTCCAGAGCTATGGTCTTCTGTGTTTTCTCCTCCATGA
- the LOC120713893 gene encoding glycine-rich protein 1-like isoform X2, whose product MMPHGLDLNAEPPIDWDEISEWEGPAYELDYDLVWTDEGASQEEQSGGNGEGGGRARAAGQRRANVAAGDGSAGQQRSDEAAGAVGHARADGGPTGHDGATDDGIAATGFVPAADGEGTGQGRSDGATASGTAAVVPMVEGGGTTPMN is encoded by the exons ATGATGCCCCATGGGTTAGACCTCAATGCCGAGCCTCCTATAGACTGGGATGAAATTAGCGAGTGGGAAGGGCCTGCATATGAACTCGATTATGACTTGGTGTGGACTGATGAAG GTGCCTCGCAAGAAGAGCAGTCTGGTGGTAATGGAGAAGGTGGTGGACGTGCAAGAGCTGCTGGACAACGGAGAGCCAACGTAGCTGCTGGTGATGGGTCTGCTGGACAACAACGATCTGACGAAGCTGCCGGGGCTGTTGGACATGCAAGAGCTGATGGAGGACCTACTGGACATGATGGAGCTACTGACGATGGAATAGCTGCAACAG GTTTTGTCCCTGCTGCTGATGGAGAAGGCACTGGACAAGGACGATCTGACGGAGCTACTGCTAGTGGAACAGCTGCAGTGG TTCCAATGGTAGAAGGAGGAGGTACTACTCCGATGAATTAA
- the LOC120713893 gene encoding circumsporozoite protein-like isoform X1: protein MMPHGLDLNAEPPIDWDEISEWEGPAYELDYDLVWTDEGASQEEQSGGNGEGGGRARAAGQRRANVAAGDGSAGQQRSDEAAGAVGHARADGGPTGHDGATDDGIAATGFVPAADGEGTGQGRSDGATASGTAAVGKYLLDVHVFSFKMFPLYA from the exons ATGATGCCCCATGGGTTAGACCTCAATGCCGAGCCTCCTATAGACTGGGATGAAATTAGCGAGTGGGAAGGGCCTGCATATGAACTCGATTATGACTTGGTGTGGACTGATGAAG GTGCCTCGCAAGAAGAGCAGTCTGGTGGTAATGGAGAAGGTGGTGGACGTGCAAGAGCTGCTGGACAACGGAGAGCCAACGTAGCTGCTGGTGATGGGTCTGCTGGACAACAACGATCTGACGAAGCTGCCGGGGCTGTTGGACATGCAAGAGCTGATGGAGGACCTACTGGACATGATGGAGCTACTGACGATGGAATAGCTGCAACAG GTTTTGTCCCTGCTGCTGATGGAGAAGGCACTGGACAAGGACGATCTGACGGAGCTACTGCTAGTGGAACAGCTGCAGTGGGTAAGTACCTACTGGATGTTCATGTTTTTAGCTTCAAAATGTTTCCTCTTTATGCATGA
- the LOC120711628 gene encoding glucose-6-phosphate/phosphate translocator 2, chloroplastic-like gives MIPSVRLSPAPAAFSGFSLRSKSASIPTISSLKPSKYVVSSLRPLYLAPLDGPRTAELKPRRQPLEFRCAASAADDKESKTEVVPVQSEGAQKLKISIYFATWWALNVIFNIYNKKVLNAFPYPWLTSTLSLACGSAMMLFSWATRLVEAPKTDLDFWKVLFPVAVAHTIGHVAATVSMSKVAVSFTHIIKSAEPAFSVLVSRFLLGETFPVPVYLSLLPIIGGCALAAVTELNFNMVGFMGAMISNLAFVFRNIFSKRGMKGKSVSGMNYYACLSIMSLVILTPFAIAMEGPQMWAAGWQKALAEVGPNVIWWVAAQSVFYHLYNQVSYMSLDQISPLTFSIGNTMKRISVIVSSIIIFHTPVRPVNALGAAIAILGTFLYSQAKA, from the exons ATGATACCCTCTGTGAGGCTCTCTCCTGCCCCTGCAGCCTTCTCAGGCTTCAGCCTGCGCTCAAAATCAGcttcaattccaaccatctccAGTCTCAAACCCTCAAAATATGTGGTATCCTCCCTCAGACCACTCTACCTTGCACCGCTAGATGGTCCGCGCACTGCCGAGCTTAAGCCTCGGAGGCAGCCACTTGAGTTCCGGTGCGCAGCTTCTGCTGCTGATGACAAGGAGTCCAAGACTGAGGTGGTGCCGGTACAGTCGGAAGGTGCACAGAAGCTAAAAATCTCCATCTATTTCGCAACCTGGTGGGCGCTCAATGTGATATTTAACATTTACAACAAGAAGGTTCTCAATGCTTTTCCGTACCCCTGGCTCACCTCCACACTCTCCCTCGCCTGTGGCTCTGCAATGATGCTTTTCTCATGGGCCACCCGCCTTGTTGAGGCCCCCAAGACCGACCTAGATTTCTGGAAAGTTCTTTTCCCG GTTGCTGTGGCACATACAATTGGTCATGTTGCTGCAACGGTCAGCATGTCTAAGGTGGCTGTGTCATTCACACACATAATTAAAAGTGCAGAACCTGCGTTCAGTGTTTTGGTGTCGAGGTTCCTCCTTGGAGAGACATTCCCTGTTCCTGTCtatctttctcttcttccaaTCATTGGTGGATGTGCTCTTGCTGCTGTAACCGAGCTAAATTTTAATATGGTTG GATTTATGGGTGCTATGATATCCAACCTTGCTTTTGTTTTCCGCAACATCTTCTCAAAGAGGGGCATGAAGGGGAAGTCCGTCAGTGGCATGAATTACTATGCTTGCCTGTCAATAATGTCCCTTGTCATACTGACTCCATTTGCTATTGCTATGGAGGGCCCCCAAATGTGGGCTGCTGGTTGGCAAAAGGCTCTTGCAGAAGTTGGCCCCAATGTTATCTG GTGGGTTGCTGCTCAGAGCGTGTTCTACCACTTGTACAACCAAGTGTCCTACATGTCACTTGATCAGATTTCTCCATTGACTTTTAGCATTGGCAATACAATGAAGCGTATATCAGTGATTGTTTCGTCAATCATCATCTTCCACACACCTGTCCGCCCTGTCAATGCCCTAGGAGCTGCCATTGCCATCCTTGGCACATTCCTGTACTCTCAG GCGAAGGCATGA